The Natronoglycomyces albus genome has a segment encoding these proteins:
- a CDS encoding MMPL family transporter, with translation MSAEPTPEPPRFVEPPYGEHHEEIIMFAALGKTVIKVRWLIVAMTVAIYAVGAAWGTGLFDDVSDGGFVNPDAPSVVATERITETFGSQDADVIVLYSSPDLTVEDPQFAVSASEQLDLIAALPEVSSVTSYFNTGAEAFVSTEGNATFATIGLSGGSENELAATFDSIKHHFAADGLDTALGGGAAIFHDINTQVQDDLITAELFSLPLLLLIMVLVFGALVAASMPLMIAGMAILGGFTVTRIIAQFTDVSIFAVNVITIIGLGMSIDYSLFVLKRFREELAAGRDKRTAVLNTVATAGRTVGVSGLIIILSMVGLLFVPLPFLHGIAYGVMAAVGVAMLGAMVVLPAVLYLLGHRVDKLAFPWTNKKRATDTGFWSRVGDVVMRRPVFVLVGVTALLALMASPVLSAAFGGVDERVLPAGTESRTVTETLASDFPGGHLNQMSVMLDGGTENILDQAVHEISLLRGVHSVQPVNGNGEATLLQVSYDLDPFSAQARDLASDLRELDLAGTEVIVAGGPAELTDTFEDILDNLPYMAAYVVGITMLLLFFAFGSIILPIKAVLMNFISLAAAIGVVVWIFQDGNLSTMLGFDASGYLEPSNIILMAVILFALSTDYEVFLLSRVREEWDNGADNRTAVLRAMQRTGGIITAAAAVLIVVVGAITFSGVVFMKMLGLGMALAIFLDATVVRMLLVPSTMRLLGRANWWVPGPLAKLYAKYGLKEGPDAPIPSQEGKPELVSSRR, from the coding sequence GTGAGCGCCGAACCGACACCTGAGCCGCCGCGATTCGTTGAGCCGCCGTACGGCGAGCACCACGAGGAGATCATCATGTTTGCCGCCTTGGGCAAAACAGTCATCAAAGTACGCTGGCTCATTGTCGCCATGACCGTCGCCATTTACGCCGTCGGCGCGGCGTGGGGCACCGGGCTGTTCGACGATGTGTCTGACGGAGGCTTCGTCAACCCCGACGCGCCGTCAGTGGTCGCCACCGAACGCATCACCGAAACCTTTGGTAGTCAAGATGCCGACGTCATCGTCCTGTATTCCTCACCTGACCTCACCGTCGAGGACCCGCAGTTCGCTGTCTCGGCATCCGAACAGTTGGACCTCATCGCCGCGCTGCCCGAAGTCTCCAGCGTGACCTCATACTTCAACACTGGCGCCGAGGCGTTCGTGTCAACGGAGGGTAACGCTACCTTTGCCACAATCGGCCTCAGCGGCGGAAGCGAGAACGAGCTCGCCGCGACCTTCGACTCCATCAAACATCACTTTGCCGCCGACGGGCTCGACACCGCGCTAGGTGGAGGAGCTGCGATCTTCCACGACATCAACACTCAAGTCCAAGACGACCTGATCACCGCCGAACTTTTCTCCCTGCCACTCCTGCTACTGATCATGGTGCTTGTCTTCGGCGCCCTGGTGGCCGCGTCCATGCCGCTCATGATCGCCGGAATGGCCATACTCGGCGGCTTTACCGTCACCCGCATCATCGCGCAGTTCACCGATGTGTCGATTTTCGCCGTCAACGTCATCACCATCATCGGTCTGGGCATGTCCATCGACTATTCCCTGTTCGTGCTGAAACGCTTCCGCGAAGAACTGGCCGCCGGACGCGACAAACGCACCGCTGTCCTCAACACGGTTGCCACCGCCGGCCGCACCGTCGGCGTCTCCGGGCTCATCATCATCTTGAGCATGGTCGGGTTGCTGTTCGTGCCCCTGCCATTCCTGCACGGCATCGCCTATGGAGTCATGGCCGCCGTTGGAGTCGCCATGCTCGGCGCGATGGTCGTCCTCCCCGCCGTGCTCTATCTCTTGGGACACCGTGTCGACAAACTCGCCTTCCCCTGGACCAATAAGAAACGCGCCACCGACACTGGTTTCTGGTCACGCGTGGGAGATGTGGTCATGCGCCGACCCGTGTTCGTACTCGTCGGTGTCACCGCGCTGCTGGCACTCATGGCCTCGCCAGTGCTGTCGGCGGCCTTCGGAGGCGTCGACGAACGAGTGCTACCGGCGGGAACCGAATCCCGTACCGTCACCGAGACCCTCGCCTCGGACTTCCCCGGCGGGCACCTGAACCAGATGTCGGTCATGCTCGATGGTGGGACAGAAAATATCCTCGACCAGGCAGTCCACGAGATCAGCCTGCTACGCGGTGTCCACTCCGTGCAGCCGGTCAACGGCAACGGCGAGGCCACCCTCCTGCAAGTCTCCTACGACCTCGACCCATTCAGTGCCCAAGCGCGCGACCTGGCCTCGGACCTGCGTGAGCTGGACCTGGCCGGGACCGAGGTCATCGTGGCCGGGGGACCCGCCGAACTGACCGACACCTTCGAGGACATCCTCGACAACCTGCCATACATGGCCGCCTACGTCGTCGGCATCACCATGTTGCTGCTGTTCTTCGCATTCGGTTCCATCATCTTGCCGATCAAAGCCGTGCTGATGAACTTCATCTCCCTAGCCGCCGCGATCGGTGTGGTGGTGTGGATCTTCCAAGACGGCAACCTGTCGACCATGCTGGGCTTCGATGCCTCCGGCTACCTGGAACCATCCAACATCATTCTCATGGCCGTGATCCTGTTCGCTCTGTCGACCGACTATGAGGTCTTCCTGCTGTCCCGGGTCCGGGAGGAGTGGGACAACGGGGCCGACAATCGTACCGCCGTGCTGCGGGCCATGCAGCGCACCGGAGGCATCATCACCGCCGCCGCCGCAGTGCTCATCGTCGTCGTTGGAGCGATCACCTTCTCTGGCGTCGTCTTCATGAAGATGCTGGGTCTGGGCATGGCGTTGGCGATCTTCCTGGACGCGACGGTGGTGCGGATGCTGCTGGTGCCCTCGACGATGCGCCTGCTGGGGCGCGCCAACTGGTGGGTGCCCGGCCCACTGGCGAAGTTGTATGCGAAATACGGCCTGAAGGAAGGGCCTGACGCGCCCATACCAAGCCAAGAAGGGAAACCAGAGCTCGTCTCCTCGCGACGATAG
- a CDS encoding MMPL family transporter — translation MFRWLGTTIIKTRWFIVAALVAIYAVGAAWGTGVFDDLADGGFVNPDAPSVVTSADIEERFGHNGAEVLILYSHAELTVDDDEFAAAVTSSVDEVAALSPVSSATSYFNTGLDQFVSTDRHSTFVAVEFHSSDEDGMLSDFRLVEEVAPAEGVTTQLGGPAAMFSEIGDTVKNDLIIAEIISLPLLLIIMVLVFGAVVAALMPMIIAGMAILGGLAITRVLTYFVDVSVFAVNVITIIGLGMSIDYCLFVLRRFREELAAGRDKRTAVLNTVATAGRTVGVSGLIIVLCMAGLLFIPLPFLHGIAYGVMAAVGVAMLGAMVVLPAMLYLLGHRIDKLKVLRKQEKRSGGDSEGFWYRVGSAVMARPILVLVAVALGLGALAIPAFNASFGGVNETTLPPGSEPRLVIETLREDFPGQENEVSTVMVEVESDAVLEQVLAGLRAVSNVEDVVRIDTTETHTLFEVGYEVDSFSPEARHIVHDIRDLDIAGAQLEVTGETAYLVDMLADIRDNVPALVIYIAVVTFILLFLAFGSIILPIKAILMNLLSLGACIGIVVWIFQYGNLSGILFFEATGYIDPTNLILMLVILFALSTDYEVFLLSRAREEWDNGADNRTAVLRAMQRTGGIITAAAIILIVVVGAFSLSSIVMMKMVGVGMAVAIFLDATVVRMLLVPSTMRLLGRANWWVPGPLAKLYSSYGLERSAKADAEKPTSTKAAD, via the coding sequence GTGTTTCGTTGGCTGGGTACCACCATCATTAAGACTCGGTGGTTCATCGTCGCCGCGCTCGTGGCGATTTATGCGGTCGGCGCCGCATGGGGTACCGGTGTCTTCGACGACCTGGCCGATGGCGGCTTCGTCAACCCCGATGCCCCGTCCGTGGTCACCTCCGCCGACATCGAGGAGCGTTTTGGTCATAACGGCGCCGAAGTGTTGATCTTGTACTCGCACGCTGAATTGACCGTCGACGATGACGAATTCGCCGCCGCCGTCACCTCATCAGTAGATGAAGTCGCGGCGTTGAGCCCCGTCTCCAGCGCCACCTCTTATTTCAACACCGGCCTGGATCAATTCGTCTCCACTGACCGTCACTCCACGTTCGTGGCCGTCGAATTCCACAGCTCCGATGAAGACGGAATGCTCAGCGACTTCCGGCTCGTTGAGGAGGTCGCCCCAGCCGAAGGAGTGACGACGCAGCTGGGCGGCCCGGCCGCCATGTTCTCCGAAATCGGCGACACCGTCAAAAACGACCTGATCATAGCCGAGATCATCTCGCTGCCCCTGTTGTTGATCATAATGGTGCTGGTCTTCGGTGCGGTCGTAGCCGCCCTGATGCCCATGATCATTGCCGGGATGGCGATTCTCGGTGGCCTCGCCATCACCCGCGTGCTCACCTACTTCGTCGATGTGTCGGTGTTCGCCGTCAATGTCATCACCATCATCGGTCTGGGCATGTCCATCGACTATTGCCTATTCGTTCTGCGCCGCTTCCGCGAAGAGCTGGCCGCCGGACGCGACAAACGCACCGCTGTCCTCAACACGGTTGCCACCGCCGGCCGCACCGTCGGTGTCTCCGGGCTCATCATCGTGCTGTGTATGGCGGGCCTGCTCTTCATTCCGCTGCCATTCCTGCACGGCATCGCCTATGGAGTCATGGCCGCCGTCGGCGTGGCGATGCTGGGCGCGATGGTGGTGCTCCCGGCGATGCTCTACCTCTTGGGACATCGCATCGACAAGCTGAAGGTATTGCGCAAACAGGAGAAGCGTTCAGGTGGCGACAGCGAGGGCTTCTGGTACCGGGTCGGATCGGCGGTCATGGCCCGGCCCATCCTCGTGCTCGTGGCCGTCGCCCTCGGGCTGGGCGCGCTGGCGATCCCGGCGTTCAACGCCTCCTTCGGCGGCGTCAACGAAACCACTTTGCCCCCCGGTTCGGAACCGCGCCTCGTCATCGAGACGCTCAGAGAAGACTTCCCCGGTCAGGAAAATGAAGTCTCCACCGTCATGGTGGAGGTCGAATCCGATGCCGTCCTCGAACAGGTCCTCGCGGGTCTAAGGGCCGTCTCCAATGTCGAGGACGTCGTTCGCATTGATACGACTGAGACGCACACGCTCTTCGAGGTCGGCTATGAGGTCGACTCGTTTAGCCCCGAAGCCCGCCACATCGTGCACGACATCCGCGACCTGGACATCGCCGGTGCCCAACTGGAAGTCACCGGCGAGACCGCCTACCTGGTCGACATGCTCGCCGACATCCGCGATAACGTCCCGGCGCTGGTCATCTACATCGCCGTGGTCACCTTCATACTGTTGTTCCTGGCCTTCGGTTCGATCATCCTGCCGATCAAGGCGATCCTGATGAACCTACTGTCCTTGGGCGCGTGCATCGGCATCGTCGTGTGGATCTTCCAATACGGCAACCTGTCCGGAATCCTGTTCTTTGAGGCCACCGGCTACATCGACCCGACGAACCTGATCTTGATGCTGGTGATCCTGTTCGCTCTGTCGACCGACTATGAGGTCTTCCTCCTGTCGCGCGCCCGGGAGGAGTGGGACAACGGGGCCGACAATCGTACCGCCGTGCTGCGGGCCATGCAGCGCACCGGAGGCATCATCACCGCCGCCGCGATCATCCTCATAGTCGTCGTCGGGGCCTTCTCGCTATCCAGCATCGTCATGATGAAGATGGTCGGTGTCGGTATGGCCGTCGCCATCTTCCTGGACGCGACGGTGGTGCGGATGCTGCTGGTGCCCTCGACGATGCGCCTGCTGGGGCGCGCCAACTGGTGGGTGCCCGGCCCACTGGCGAAGCTCTACTCCAGCTATGGCCTCGAACGCTCCGCGAAAGCAGACGCTGAGAAGCCGACCTCGACGAAAGCCGCAGACTGA
- the purU gene encoding formyltetrahydrofolate deformylase, with the protein MTREYILTLSCDDRLGIVYAVSGYLTRRAGNIEDSQQFSDSSTSRFFMRVKFSSQASRDELAVGFAEIAREFGMEWQLVDRQDRPRVLIMASKQGHCLNDLLYRFRIGALRGEVGAVVSNHADWRGLAEAADVPFHHLSITPQNKDDQERRLLDLVTQHRVDVVVLARYMQILSNSVCEKLPGRIINIHHSFLPSFKGARPYHQAFDRGVKLIGATCHYVTADLDEGPIIEQEVTRVDHAMTPADLAAAGHDLENAVLARGLAAHLDGRIILNGSKTVVFR; encoded by the coding sequence ATGACGCGCGAATACATCCTCACCCTCTCCTGTGACGACCGGCTGGGCATTGTCTATGCCGTCTCCGGCTACCTGACCCGCCGGGCTGGCAACATCGAGGACTCTCAGCAGTTCTCCGACTCCTCCACCTCCCGATTCTTCATGCGCGTCAAATTTTCCTCGCAGGCCAGCCGGGACGAGCTGGCCGTGGGATTCGCCGAGATTGCCCGCGAATTCGGGATGGAGTGGCAACTAGTCGACCGCCAAGACAGGCCCCGGGTGCTCATCATGGCCTCCAAACAGGGCCATTGCCTCAACGATCTGCTCTACCGATTCCGCATCGGCGCGTTGCGCGGCGAAGTGGGGGCCGTGGTGTCCAACCATGCCGATTGGAGAGGATTGGCCGAAGCCGCCGACGTTCCCTTCCACCACCTCAGCATCACGCCCCAGAACAAGGATGACCAAGAACGCCGACTACTCGACTTGGTCACCCAACACCGGGTCGACGTGGTGGTCCTGGCTCGTTACATGCAGATCTTGTCCAACTCCGTCTGCGAGAAGCTACCCGGCCGCATTATCAACATCCACCATTCCTTTCTCCCCAGCTTCAAGGGCGCGCGGCCCTACCACCAGGCATTCGACCGAGGTGTCAAGCTCATCGGGGCCACGTGCCACTACGTCACCGCCGACCTGGACGAAGGCCCAATCATCGAGCAGGAGGTCACTCGCGTCGACCACGCCATGACCCCCGCCGACCTCGCCGCCGCCGGACATGACCTCGAAAACGCCGTCCTCGCCCGCGGCCTCGCCGCCCACCTGGACGGTCGCATCATCCTCAACGGCTCGAAAACTGTCGTCTTCCGCTAA
- the dxr gene encoding 1-deoxy-D-xylulose-5-phosphate reductoisomerase has translation MNPRNIVLLGSTGSIGTQAIDVARRNPDTLNIVGIGAGGNNPKLLAQQAVSLDVDVVAIADSRAFEDLQLHLYAEAKRRDYAAGQFRMPKILAGPSAMAELAAWPAHSVLNGMSGSIGLAPTLAALKAGSQLILANKESLVAGGPLVRAVAQSGQIVPVDSEHSALAQCLRAGRDDQVARLVLTASGGPFRGRSRSQLGEVTLNDALAHPTWDMGPVVTINSATMVNKALEVIEAAEMFGFDYDDIDVVVHPQSIIHSMVEFVDGSTIAQASPPDMRLPIAHALAWPDRLAEAAPPVDWSKAHTWTFQPLDHEAFPAVGLAKAAGKAGGTLPAIYNAANEEAVAAFRESRLPFLGIVDTIDTVLAAAPDFGQPGTVEAILEAESWARSRAREVVSDLS, from the coding sequence GTGAATCCTCGCAATATCGTCCTCCTCGGCTCCACTGGCTCCATTGGCACCCAAGCCATCGATGTCGCCCGGCGCAACCCCGACACTCTCAACATCGTCGGCATCGGCGCAGGTGGCAACAACCCAAAGCTGCTGGCCCAACAAGCGGTTAGCCTCGATGTCGACGTCGTCGCCATCGCCGACTCCCGAGCTTTCGAAGACCTCCAGCTGCACCTGTACGCCGAAGCCAAGAGACGCGACTACGCGGCCGGTCAATTCCGCATGCCGAAAATTCTCGCTGGTCCCTCGGCAATGGCAGAACTCGCCGCTTGGCCCGCCCACAGTGTCCTCAACGGCATGAGTGGCTCCATTGGACTCGCCCCGACTCTGGCCGCCCTCAAAGCAGGCAGTCAACTCATCCTCGCCAATAAGGAATCCCTTGTCGCCGGGGGGCCACTGGTGCGCGCCGTGGCGCAAAGCGGACAAATAGTGCCAGTGGACTCCGAACACTCCGCCTTGGCCCAATGCCTGCGGGCCGGGCGAGACGACCAGGTCGCCCGCCTCGTTCTCACTGCCTCCGGGGGGCCCTTCCGAGGCCGCAGCCGCAGCCAACTGGGCGAAGTAACCCTCAACGACGCCCTAGCGCATCCGACCTGGGACATGGGGCCAGTGGTCACCATTAACTCCGCCACCATGGTCAACAAAGCCCTCGAAGTCATCGAAGCGGCCGAAATGTTCGGTTTCGACTACGACGACATAGACGTAGTCGTTCATCCTCAGTCGATCATCCACTCCATGGTCGAATTCGTCGACGGCTCCACCATCGCCCAGGCCTCCCCACCCGACATGCGCCTGCCCATCGCCCACGCGCTAGCCTGGCCCGACCGTCTTGCCGAGGCCGCACCCCCAGTCGACTGGTCGAAAGCGCACACCTGGACGTTCCAGCCGCTAGATCACGAGGCCTTTCCCGCAGTGGGACTAGCCAAAGCCGCAGGCAAAGCTGGCGGAACCCTACCGGCCATCTACAACGCCGCGAATGAAGAGGCAGTGGCCGCCTTCCGGGAATCCCGTCTGCCATTCCTGGGCATCGTCGACACCATCGACACTGTCCTCGCCGCAGCGCCCGACTTTGGGCAACCGGGTACAGTCGAAGCGATACTAGAGGCGGAATCGTGGGCCCGCAGCCGCGCCCGTGAGGTAGTTTCAGACCTGTCATGA
- a CDS encoding M50 family metallopeptidase, with protein MAYTIGIILFALAILISVSLHEAGHMLTAKAFKMKVTRYFVGFGPTLWSFHRGETEYGLKGIPLGGFVKITGMTPLDEEEESLSEKDKKRVFWRKPLWQRTTVLAAGSITHFILAFVILWVLVSFIGIANPALADQIEESQETATVAVAPCIPPEDATGTYECTAEDEPSPAAAAGLRDGDEITGIAGATVTDWDSLLETVSGLQPDEEVEITIRRDTGITTLDITPYSASVPMEDGSTTEVTRIGVSVYVDRSLDPVVTYGPISGVGQSFVVTGNLFTATFEALITLPTKIPDLWNSVFGAERPDDTPVSVVGASRLGGEMVQFDQWAMFFMLVVVLNYFVGIFNLLPLLPLDGGHIAIAWYERARSWLAARRGKPDPGRVDYLKLMPLTYAVLVVLGGFMLLTITADIVNPIRLFN; from the coding sequence CTGGCTTACACCATCGGCATCATCCTGTTCGCCCTCGCGATCCTCATTTCGGTGAGTCTTCACGAGGCCGGACACATGCTCACCGCCAAGGCCTTCAAAATGAAGGTCACCCGTTACTTTGTCGGGTTCGGACCCACCCTGTGGTCCTTTCACCGGGGCGAGACCGAATACGGCCTTAAGGGCATCCCGCTGGGCGGATTCGTCAAGATCACCGGAATGACACCTCTCGATGAAGAAGAAGAGAGCCTGTCGGAAAAGGACAAGAAACGCGTCTTTTGGCGTAAGCCACTGTGGCAGCGCACCACGGTCCTAGCCGCTGGTTCCATCACCCACTTCATTCTGGCGTTTGTCATCTTGTGGGTTCTGGTGTCCTTCATCGGCATCGCCAACCCGGCACTAGCCGATCAAATCGAAGAGTCGCAAGAGACCGCGACGGTGGCCGTCGCCCCATGCATCCCGCCTGAGGACGCGACGGGCACCTACGAGTGCACTGCCGAGGACGAACCCAGTCCAGCCGCCGCCGCAGGTTTGCGCGATGGCGACGAGATCACCGGCATCGCCGGAGCGACCGTGACCGATTGGGATTCGCTGTTGGAGACCGTCTCCGGTCTCCAACCGGATGAAGAGGTCGAAATCACCATCCGGCGCGACACCGGTATCACCACCCTTGACATCACGCCGTACTCGGCGAGTGTGCCAATGGAGGACGGTTCGACCACCGAGGTCACACGCATCGGCGTTAGTGTGTATGTGGACCGATCGCTGGACCCGGTCGTCACCTATGGGCCAATCAGCGGAGTTGGCCAGAGCTTTGTGGTCACCGGCAACCTGTTCACCGCCACTTTTGAGGCACTGATCACACTGCCGACGAAGATCCCGGATCTGTGGAACTCGGTTTTCGGAGCGGAGCGACCTGACGACACCCCGGTCAGCGTGGTGGGGGCCTCGCGCCTTGGCGGTGAGATGGTGCAGTTCGACCAGTGGGCCATGTTCTTTATGCTGGTTGTGGTCCTGAACTATTTTGTCGGCATCTTCAACTTGTTGCCGCTGCTGCCGCTGGATGGCGGGCATATCGCGATCGCCTGGTACGAGAGGGCCCGCTCCTGGCTAGCGGCGCGGCGGGGAAAGCCCGACCCGGGCCGAGTGGATTACTTGAAGCTCATGCCGCTGACCTACGCTGTACTGGTGGTGCTCGGTGGTTTCATGCTTCTCACCATCACCGCGGACATCGTGAATCCGATCAGACTCTTCAACTAG
- the ispG gene encoding flavodoxin-dependent (E)-4-hydroxy-3-methylbut-2-enyl-diphosphate synthase, producing MTAVNLGIPSAAPPPLAQRRPTRQLNVGGVLVGGGAPVSVQSMTTTRTSDINATLQQIAELTASGCQIVRVAVPTNDDADALPAIAKKSQIPVIADIHFQPKYVFAAIDAGCAAVRVNPGNIKKFDDKVGEIAKAATEAGTPIRIGVNAGSLDKRLLEKYGKPTAEALVESALWECSLFEEHGFGDIKISVKHNDPVVMVRAYRLLSQQCDYPLHLGVTEAGPAFQGTIKSAAAFGALLSEGIGDTIRVSLSAPPVEEIKVGTQILESLGLRERGLEIVSCPSCGRAQVDVYKLAEEVTAGLEGLPVPLRVAVMGCVVNGPGEAREADLGVASGNGKGQIFVKGEVIRTVPESQIVETLIEEAVRIADQMGADLPDELKELVGPTVTVH from the coding sequence ATGACTGCTGTAAATCTTGGGATTCCCTCCGCCGCTCCGCCTCCGTTGGCTCAGCGGCGGCCAACACGGCAACTCAATGTCGGAGGGGTGCTAGTCGGCGGTGGGGCACCAGTGAGCGTGCAGTCCATGACCACGACCCGCACGTCCGACATCAACGCGACGCTGCAGCAGATCGCCGAGCTGACGGCCTCCGGTTGCCAGATTGTGCGCGTGGCGGTCCCGACCAATGACGATGCCGACGCGCTGCCAGCTATCGCGAAGAAATCGCAGATTCCGGTTATCGCGGACATTCACTTTCAGCCCAAGTATGTATTCGCCGCGATCGACGCCGGTTGCGCGGCGGTGCGCGTCAACCCGGGCAATATCAAGAAGTTCGACGATAAGGTCGGTGAGATCGCCAAGGCCGCCACGGAGGCGGGAACTCCGATTCGGATCGGCGTCAATGCCGGCTCCTTGGATAAGCGGTTGTTGGAAAAGTATGGCAAGCCCACCGCTGAAGCTCTGGTTGAGTCGGCTCTGTGGGAATGCTCGCTATTCGAAGAGCATGGCTTCGGCGACATCAAGATCTCCGTGAAGCACAACGACCCGGTGGTCATGGTGCGCGCCTATCGGCTGCTTTCCCAACAGTGCGACTACCCGCTTCATTTGGGCGTCACCGAGGCTGGCCCCGCCTTCCAGGGCACTATCAAATCCGCCGCTGCCTTCGGAGCTTTGCTGTCGGAAGGGATTGGCGACACCATTCGCGTCTCGTTGTCGGCCCCTCCGGTTGAGGAGATCAAGGTCGGCACGCAGATTCTGGAGTCCTTGGGGCTGCGCGAACGGGGTCTGGAGATCGTTTCGTGTCCCTCGTGCGGACGTGCGCAGGTCGATGTTTACAAGCTGGCCGAAGAGGTCACCGCCGGGCTGGAGGGCCTGCCGGTGCCGTTGCGGGTGGCGGTTATGGGATGCGTGGTCAACGGCCCAGGTGAGGCTCGAGAGGCTGACCTTGGGGTCGCCAGCGGGAATGGCAAAGGGCAAATCTTTGTCAAGGGTGAGGTCATTCGGACAGTGCCCGAATCACAAATTGTGGAGACGCTTATCGAGGAGGCTGTGCGTATAGCCGACCAGATGGGTGCGGATCTGCCAGATGAGCTCAAGGAGCTGGTGGGGCCGACTGTCACGGTTCACTAG
- the map gene encoding type I methionyl aminopeptidase: protein MSVRAPLKPGKQTPRRAVPEHIARPEYVGKSGPQPFQGSEIKSADVIERMRIAGQLAADALIEVEKAVAPGVTTDELDRVCHEFLCDHGAYPSTLGYKGYPKSCCTSVNEVICHGIPDSTVLQDGDIVNVDITAYLNGVHGDNNATFLVGDVDEEVRLLVERTYAATMRGIKAVRPGRMLNTVGRVIESYAKRFDYGVVRQFTGHGIGESFHSGLYVPHYDNPSLDTVIEAGMTFTIEPMINLGVAEHHMWNDGWTAVTRDGKWTAQFEHTLLVTEDGFELLTMPSGGAPSAGTPEKFR, encoded by the coding sequence ATGAGTGTAAGAGCCCCATTGAAGCCAGGAAAGCAAACGCCGCGCCGCGCAGTGCCCGAGCACATTGCGCGCCCCGAATACGTGGGTAAGAGCGGGCCGCAGCCCTTCCAGGGCTCCGAGATCAAGAGCGCCGACGTCATCGAGCGAATGCGCATCGCCGGCCAGTTGGCCGCCGATGCCCTCATCGAGGTCGAGAAAGCCGTCGCACCCGGCGTGACCACCGATGAGCTGGACCGCGTGTGTCACGAATTCCTGTGCGACCACGGGGCATATCCGTCCACTTTGGGGTACAAGGGTTATCCCAAATCCTGCTGCACCTCTGTCAACGAAGTCATCTGTCACGGGATTCCCGACTCGACAGTGTTGCAAGACGGTGACATCGTCAATGTCGACATCACCGCCTACCTCAATGGCGTGCATGGAGATAACAACGCGACCTTCCTGGTGGGGGATGTAGACGAAGAGGTGCGTCTATTGGTGGAACGCACCTATGCGGCCACGATGCGCGGCATCAAAGCCGTGCGACCCGGCCGAATGCTCAACACCGTCGGCCGCGTCATCGAGTCGTACGCGAAACGCTTTGACTATGGAGTCGTCCGCCAGTTCACCGGCCACGGAATCGGCGAATCGTTCCACTCGGGTCTCTATGTGCCCCATTACGACAACCCGTCGTTGGACACCGTGATCGAGGCCGGAATGACCTTCACCATCGAGCCGATGATCAATTTGGGGGTGGCCGAACACCACATGTGGAACGACGGCTGGACAGCCGTGACCCGGGATGGGAAATGGACCGCACAGTTCGAGCACACCTTGTTGGTGACTGAAGACGGGTTCGAACTGTTGACCATGCCCAGTGGGGGAGCGCCCTCGGCTGGCACGCCAGAGAAATTTCGATAG